A stretch of the Candidatus Palauibacter scopulicola genome encodes the following:
- a CDS encoding carboxypeptidase regulatory-like domain-containing protein has protein sequence MAGRWGRGSFLSCALAIVAVGAGWTFDGRAVAGAAEPEAVTGRIVVVAGQVRLAGEPPGGAEIDMSADAYCRDQHDETLLDRAVRVGPGGGLADVLVRIVNAPAASASSPAPEAVALLDQEGCLYTPRAVAVRAGQPLVIRNSDATLHNVRVVPASNPGFNLGQPIQGIQSTRSFETPEIGIQVRCDIHGWMTASIHVLAHEFFDITGEDGAFTLPTLPPGDYEIEAWHPTLGTVSERVSVAAGETPSLTLEFSSG, from the coding sequence ATGGCTGGTAGGTGGGGACGGGGCTCGTTTCTCTCCTGTGCGCTCGCGATCGTTGCGGTCGGGGCGGGCTGGACATTCGATGGGCGCGCGGTGGCGGGGGCGGCCGAACCGGAAGCGGTCACGGGCCGCATCGTCGTGGTCGCGGGGCAGGTGCGCCTGGCCGGAGAGCCGCCGGGCGGGGCGGAGATCGACATGTCCGCCGACGCCTACTGCCGGGACCAGCACGACGAGACTCTGCTGGACCGTGCGGTGCGCGTCGGCCCGGGCGGCGGTCTGGCGGACGTGCTCGTGCGGATCGTCAACGCGCCCGCAGCGAGTGCGTCGAGTCCGGCGCCCGAGGCCGTGGCCCTCCTCGACCAGGAGGGATGCCTCTACACGCCGCGTGCGGTGGCCGTCCGCGCGGGCCAGCCGCTCGTCATCCGCAACAGCGACGCGACCCTGCACAACGTCCGGGTCGTGCCCGCCTCGAACCCGGGGTTCAACCTCGGCCAGCCCATTCAGGGGATCCAGAGCACGCGCTCGTTCGAGACCCCGGAGATCGGGATCCAGGTGCGCTGCGACATCCACGGCTGGATGACCGCCTCCATCCACGTCCTCGCGCACGAGTTCTTCGACATCACGGGCGAGGACGGGGCGTTCACGCTCCCGACGCTGCCGCCGGGAGACTACGAGATCGAGGCCTGGCACCCCACGCTGGGGACGGTGTCGGAGCGCGTCTCCGTCGCCGCCGGCGAGACGCCGTCGCTGACGCTGGAGTTCTCTTCCGGCTAA